GCGATGAAAAAGATTCGTAAACAGCAGGCATGAAACATCGTTTTCATGAAGCAACTCGTTCGAGAGTGGTTGAAACGCGGGACGCCTAAGGGGACGAGAAAGATGCATGTTTCGCTCTCTAGGGAGGGGTGCTAACGAGTAGAACGGAGAAGGGGGTTTGGAGACAATTTTCCGGGACGAAATTTGTATGGCGAAGATATATGAATGCATGTCTTTTAATAAGAAGTTATAGAAGCTCAATGCTACCAAAGGCTCAGATCTGACGCTACAATGGGCTGCAGCTCTCATGAAAAAGGGTGGCGGCGATTGTATCGTTCAAGgtctgaggaggaagacactTGTTCAGTTATAGCATTGTGAACAGATACAATATGAGTGAATATGATGGATAAAAGAAATCAACTTTATGCCAAGCAGAATCCGAGGCTCACCCTGACTCTCTCTGTCATGTATGAATGCATGGTGTTCTGTTGCTTCTATATCTGGCGCGCAGAATCTAGTttgagaaagagaagcagatcgAAATTGATTATTACGCGTGATCCAGCTGGCCTTTGGAATTCACAGACGAAGTCGTTGAGTTTCAACGCCTGGCGAGAACATTCGGTTTCTAAATAATTTCCAGACTGGGTCTGGGTTTGTGCTCCTCAACCAGTTTGTGTGACTCCTGTTATCCAGCAGCCACTCATTAGTTTAGGACGGCCTGTAGTTGTTCTCGGGATTCAAGTCGGCATACTCCACTGAAGGGTCTGTTCAGCCATTTGTAAACTTCAACTCAAGCAAGTGAAAACGGTCATACCTAGATAGAAACACCTAGAACATGATCGAATAACGTTTGTGTCGCTGGATCTTGATATCCATCTGACTGACATCTTTTCACCCCCGGTATGGATAACACACGACAGTCTGTAGTTCCACCAGTTTAGCCGGTGCTGTTGGGGCTCCCCACCGTGTAATTGAGGAGTACCGTCGAGCCTCTTCTTGTAAACACCGATGGGGAACTGAACTCACACGTGTTCCTTGAAGGACTCCAGTGGTGGGAACTGCTTTTCTGTAGAAGCCCAAGACGATCTAAAAGCGTGAGACGGATTCGCAGGGAATTGGATCAACACTTCGGGTGTGTTGGGTACGTCACTAACAGAAACCTTCAAAAGCAACGGAAATTTGTTTTGACTGACAACGCAACCGCTTCACACGTTCGTCTCACCACAGATGACGCTCAAGACTTGTGTAGCGCCTCGAGAGAAGACTCGCTGAGTGAGGAGTCCTTGTCCGAAACCGAGGCGTGGCACTCCAACGACAGTACATTGGTAATCGTGTTGAAATCGATTTCATACGGCAATGAAGGGGCTTCCCCTCGGGTATCTTTCTGCGACGGAACGAATGCCGATATGCATTCCTCGAGTTCCCAGTTAGGAAACGTACAACCACTGTTCTGGTTTAGACGGCGCTCAGTGGCCCCGAAAAGCTTGTTTCGTTCGCTCGGATCAGAAAAAGCTTCTGTGCGTCACAAGCCGAGGGCACTTTCTCGCGTGTGAGggcgttgttgtttctgCTGTCAGCTGTCACGGACGTCGAAACACCGGTTtttcgagttttttctcgactcgtctctccctgcgTCTCCGGAGTTCCTGCTTGTTGCACCGAACACATGCTTCTGCACTGTCGGGGAGAGCAGCGAGGTgcgggagaaaaggcgacacaCGACTATGGATTTGCACCGAGacaaagcgacagaaaaaaccaaACGATTCGATGCGCTGGGAGAGGTATCTTGAGACATCTCGCGCAAATACACGCCTCATTTTCACGCAGCGAAAATCAACAACGCGACGCGCGGCGGCATCAGACTCGCCACATAAAAGCGCAGACACGTTTCTCAAACGACGTGGAACTCAACAGCGACTTTCTgatgcgcctctctccgccatGAGCGTATGCACACGAGCGACAACTGGCACATCACCTAACAGAACCGCGCTCGTGTCGGCTCGCCTTCCTGATTCGAGACGTTCGCATCGAGGGGTGCCGCTCAAAACCCAGAGATGCCGTTGCATTACCCATACTCCACAAAAGGACAAGAGTCAAATGGCCACTCCCACAAATCCGTGACACTTGTGCACTCTCGCAGACACCCCGACCTCGAGTCCTCTGTGTGGCGAACGAAAAGCGCCACCCACTTTCGCCAGTCGCTCAAGAACAATCGAAATTGCACATCACTTTTGTAGTGTCCCCTCCCCTGATTCTTTGAGTGCGTTCGGACTTGCGTTCCGCTTCCAGAAACGGACGCGAGACCAGAGCGTCAGCGCGGTcgagctgtacgtacacccggcgAACGGCAAAGGCCACCCCCTTAAAGGACACTCTCGTTCGTCCTTCCGACCAGCCAGATCTGAAGGACGGAACTCTCTCGCTTGGAATGGGAAATCGGGGAAAACAAATGGACCCTCTGGCAACCCACTGCCGACTGAACGCGTGGGTCCGGAGTTGTTCTCTACATTGACCGCGTTTGCGggcgaaaacgaaaaaatgCGAGAAAGTCGCGAAAAGAGCTTTGAAAAGTCCGCCTCTCTTGAGGCCAAAACAGCGACAACTCTCGCCACACGCAAAAGTGCGCGCCCAAGTCAACGGACCCTTCTCGTTGCCTCGAGAGCTACAGCAGCGGACATCCGTATCCCGCCGGTATTCGCGTTGACCTGGGAGCTGGCGTCGTTAACCGTGGTGGCTCGTGCTGGTCGCGATTCACTCGCTCACACGGACTGCCTCCTGTGCATCTGCCTGCCGTACTCTTCGtttgcgttctctctccacgtaGGATGTTTCTCGACGAGAGGTATAAGGAAAGAACTTCAGTGTCTCaagccgcatgcagtcgaggTTCCTGCGACTACGGCCCGTTGGCGAACCTGCAGGACACACAGAACGAGCAGACCATCGCACACGATCCAGAGGGAGGCCACAACGAGGCTGCCAACACGTTGACAAagggagaacaggaaagGTCTGCTTTCGAGAATCGAAAAACATCATGGTGCACCCACGGAGAGTCGGCACCACGAGCACGGCAagttgcttcttcttgaGATGCGAAAACGCTTCCCGAAGTGCTTCGCCTACGTTAAAATCGACACCTGTTCCTTCTAGTCGCGGCTTGAACGCTtgtcgaagaaaacgactctTCCATTTGAGGGAAAGCTTTTCACCAAAAAAGCCGACTCCTTCATGCTATGTGCCCTAAGCACGTGATTTCCAGCGAATACTTGAAAAGCCACCATTTGTATACAAGCTGTACAATACCTCAAGTCAGCCCACTACTTTCATCGACCGCTTTTCAGCTGGGGCGTCTTGGCAGGCGGTGGGCTCGAGGGTCACGGACCTTCTCTGCACCAAAAATATCTAATTATGGTTCGGACGGCGTCTTCTAAAGAACTAAAGTgatctcctctttcttggGACCACACACGGCGAACTCTTCTGGTTTCATCGGGACACCCGAAAAAGTCGAATTTCATTTCGTAGCCTTCTCCGCGGAGCACGTTTCATATTTTCTCGAAACCAAACTGTCGCCCGGGAACCGACAGGTCGCCAGGTGTCACGGCACCTTCAGTAGAGCTTGAAAAAGGACGTCGAGTGTTGCGCAAAAGAGAGGCTTGTCCCAGAATGCCTACGGACGAAGAGCGAGCGAAACACCTCGACTTTCGCAGAAAGGTCCTGCGACCGGGTCAAGTCTCGCAACGGGTGCGTTTAGCAGACAGGCTCCCATGTAGTCTATACCTTTGGATCCTTTTACACTTCGGAGCATGAAAAAAAACTGGAAATTCCTTTTTACAGATGCTCACCAGGGATGCTCCAAGGcctcgtctgcatgcaagcgctCCTGCGGATTTTTCTCCAGGAGTCGGGATATGAAATCCTTCGCCTCGTCACTCACACAGCCCCAGTATCGGTCGTCGAACTCGAGCTCGGCCTGGAACAGAAAGACCAGACGCcgggaaggaaaagacgtGATTATAGCATCTGGAGGGCTGCCATGACAAAATGcgggaactgcatgcgggCTACAAAACAGCGAATGGAGTCTGCATCAGTGTGCATTTTCTACAGCGCCGGCAAACACCGGTAAAGTACGTCCCTCAAATAACACGTTACCACTTGAACGGTATGCATCTCTAGGCTAGCCTTTACAGCTCCGCAGAGCAGTGAGAACGGAAGTCTCCACATAGATCCACTTGGAGTCCCAAGAGCCTCAAATATCACGACGCACGCACTGCACCCCACACACAAGCGCCTCAGGTgtgcggtgtacatacacccggaCGGCCTGCAGAGAGGCACAAGCGGAGACCTACGTTGATGCATTCGCTGGGAGGATAGAACGGCTCGTAGCCTCCAATCATGGTGAAGACGATGATGCCCACCGCCCATAGATCGATGCGTTCGTCGTAGGGCTTGCGCTGAGgcaagaaggcgaacagagacagcagccacTTCGCTTCAGCCTCGTCAACACTTCGCCGTGCTACCGACGGAGCTGTACCTTCTACGATCGGAACAAAGTGCTGCGCATTTGCCTGCTGCCTGACAGATCTCGCAACGTATCCGATTCGTGTCCATATCTGCAGGCAGTTCCGTTCGGCTTATACACAAACACGAACtgcgagaagcgaaacgcacGCTCGACAAGCGTCCTCCCGGGGTACAAATGGTGGCGCGTGCTCAGCTCAAGTTCCGTAGCCGTTCTAGCTCAAAATGTGAAATGAGATGTAGGTTTATCTCTCCCGGAAAAGACGCATGCGGTCCCCAAATCTGCGCGCgagacaggtgtctcctgtctccgcggcaTCCGCAGCGCGCTGGCGTACCCGCAGAAGTTCTGGCGCGAGGTATCCGTGACTGCCTCGAAGCTCGTCGCACTGGATCATCTGTCCACCTGCATAGAAAAGAGAAGCCAGCTTGAGTCTCTCTGAAGGAACTCACTTGAAAGCCAGACTGGGCCAGGTCCCCAGACGCGACCCCTCTAGGGGGAAGAGACGGGGAGCTTTATGTGTTATTCAGACACCGAGAGCCCAGCAGGCGCACAGCGAGCTCGGTAGACGGATTCGATTTAGAATCTCACTGAAGGAGAGATCCATTCTCTCCGTCTGTAGCACTCAGACGCAACTAGCAACTGTTCTCGTAGTCATGGCGAACGAGAACAAAAAATAGTGAAGGTTGGAAGTCAAAGGCAAAACCccgagggagacggaagTGAATAGAAAGATGCACGCGGAGCTCTGGGAAAATCAGACAATCCAGCGGTTTCACAAGTTCCAGAAAACATGTCTCTTGGTCCTGTCGACTCGgccgccgcttctctctggcgagagaggcgactcAAAGAAGTCCGCAGGAGAACCGCCAATGGAAAAGAGACATCGAATCCGCCGAAAACCGAGGATACGGAACAGGGGCAGGCAGCGCAGCTCGAGATGgtcgcggagagaggagaaacgaggcgtgtctctgtctgacTCTAGCCTCCCTCCTGCACTTTGCAAAGCagactttttttctccgtttctacgaactccagagaaagcagaagttGACAAAGAAGCCATACGTTGGAAGTGTTGCGCTAAGCCGAAGTCGCAGACTTTGATGACGACCTTGTCGAGTTCCGCAGCGACAGGAGCGCATCCGTTCGTTCGAGAAATGAGGGCGGgtgccgagagagaagtcgccgGTTCCTGCCCGTGCATCTCCACATCCCGCTCGTCCTGCGACCCTCCGTAacctttctcccctctctctgcgggaAGCGACTTGCTGAGTGCAGGCTCGGATCTCGAAAGCTCCAGTTCACCCCCCACTGGCGGCACTGCGTCTGTGCCCTGCGGCCCGGCCTGGGGTGCCTCCGGCGCCGgtcggaagacgaggaggttGTGGGGTTTGATGTCGCAGTGGATCACGCCTTTGTGGTGTATGTACTGCAGGGCTTTGAGGATCTGTGCGCAGACTCCGCGAACAACTGCCTCGTCGAacgtcttcatcttcgtgATGCTGTAGAGGTCTCCGCAGGTTGCAAAGTCGAAGAACATGAACATCTCGCGGTCGTCTTCGCCcgcgagcagcagcggcagcacGTTCGGGTGGTCCAGTTCCTGCAGAAGGAGGACTTCGTGTCGTGCCCGTAGCAACTCCACTGAACTTGTCAGTCGCTCTTTGTGCGTCACTTTTACTACCAGGCGCTTCACCGCTTCCCCTGGTTCTCCTGCAGtgtctgttgtctctcccgtctcctcgcccGCGCTCACTGCGCTCTCCACAGACAGGCGCTCGCCAGACAGTCTTGCTCCCATCTCTCGGAACTCCCGGGGCTCTCGAGGCACCTCGTCTGCGCGCAGGCTCTCAGCATGCGCGTGATGGACTGcagggagaagcagatggTGCCGGTTGACGTAGGAGACGGAGCGGGGGACCTGGAGAAGGTTGATGGGTCGGGTccagctgcagaagcagacagtGTTGCTGAATCCTCTATGGATTATTCtcccgaagaagagaccctCGAAGAGACTCACGCGCATGCCCGCGACGTCCACGGGAGATCGCCGCTGCACAGAGCTCGCGCAGGAGATCGCGAGAGACTCGCGGCTCAAGCTCGCGGCTGCCGCGAGCGACGAAGCGGCGGAGTCCTCGATGGAGGGAAGCGACTGGGGCGGCGCGCCGCCATCCTGCGCAGCCGTTTCTGCCTGGAAGGCCGACGGGTCCTCCGCCTCGAGTGCGAGGCTCCGCACAGAGGCCGAGGAGCTGACCTGGGGGAAagcggcgccttcttcgcgggAGAAGGCGCCCTCAATAAGCGAAGGCGCAGTGGCAGCCGCTGGCGCCTGTTCGCCGAAACCCTGCGCGAGAGATGGAGGGGACGCAGCACCAGCTGGATGGATaagagaagcgggagagggagaaggcgtgGCGAGGGGAGTTTTCTGGGCGGTATCTCGCGAGGCGTTTgcgagagcggagacgcACGGCGCTGAGACTCCAGGTCGAGTCGAGGCAAGGTCGACTTTTCGCCTCGTCAACTTCCGGCATGCGCGCCAAGAGCGAACTTCGCTGCCGCAGGACCCGGCGcctggaggcggaggcgccaGACAGTTGAACGGACAGACCTGGGCAGCGAGCGAGAGCACGGGAAAgggcgctgtctccgtgtgGGGTGGCGCGCGCAGGCGGTGAGAGAGCGGAAACTCGAGGAGCGAAACGCGGGCCTCGGCAGCCTCCGTCACGTAGCAACAGGGCACTGGACAGAGCCCACAAGAACCGACCTCGAGGCGGCAGGTGCAAGACGGCGGGTGGAAGGACGGAAGGTAgcacgagggagaaggcacAGCATGCACAGCcgaaagcgaggaggcggagaaaggTACTTCTTGAGGAAGACGCgcaagaggggaagaagtcAAAGACATCATGCCCGCGGGGGGGAGAGGACCGGGTTCAGGACCAGCGGAACCGGCGCCGCACCCAGGGGCGGTGTAAAGACACCCGGGCCCCGGAGTCGCGGAGGAATGCGCAGGCGTCGAGCTGCTGAACACAGGATCTGAGGAGGCGAGACCGGAGGAATTGGCAGGCGGAGGCGAGCGCttgcggagacaggcgaaggaCGCAGGATCCGAAGCAGCTGGAGGAAACTCGGCGTCCATTCTGCGGGTGAGGTAGACTCCCGGTCGACACGGTGACGTCGTTgtggaggaaacggaaaagTCTCCGATACAAGCGGACAGAGGCACAGGAGCAAATGGAAAAAGTCGGCCGCGACACACACTTCAGAACGTCCCGGCGATGTACGTAACCAGGAGTGGCACTCATGGACCGTCGAGGCCAGAGAAGCGGCGGCGCTGCAAACAGCGCGTAAGCCTACGCCTACTCGTGTTTAAATGCCAATTCTGCTCGTTCGCGGCCTCCTACGGCCAAGGGTCTGGCGAGTGGACCTACGGTGAGAATCCAGGGAACTGGGTCTAGTAAACGAAGGAATCAACGGGAGTTTGGGGTTGTGAAACCACTGGAGAGTTGTCTGGCGAGTGGAGTAACGCACGCTTTTCACTGCGCTGCGCGTTCTCCGCTCTTGCGGAGAATCCACATCGCATGCAAGACGCCCGCCAACCTTGGACGTGGAGTGACGACAGGCGAAGCGAGTGAGACTTGCACGGAAAATCAAACACTGGGGACCTCGAGAGGAGCATGCAGTGAACCGTATCCGAGTCTTCGCCGAGACAGACGTTTGAGGGGAACAAGCGGTTCTCACAAGCGAAGTCGGCCGTTGACAAGGATGCGGGCGGCCGGATGCCGCCTGAGAAAGCGTGTAGGAAAGAAATCGGGAGGAGATCGGAAAGGTcgtcagagagaaacagcgactGGAACCCCCACGCGGCAGAGAAATCGAGAAGTGCTTCCACTGCAGAGCTGCTGTTCGTTTCGTCCACTTCTAGGCACGGAAGCAACACATGCATGTTACGGATCGAACACGTTATCGATCTTTACACGGGAGCTGAGCAACAACGGTCGCGGGTTGTGTGTTTCACCCGCTTCTTCAGACGACAGCTCCGCTGCATCTCTCCAGTTGTCATTCCgcgcgcagaagcgagagaaggttCTACACAGAAAACCAGTGAACTCGCAAAGAGGGCGGTTCCGGTCCGAGTAAGCTGAAGAAATTCGCATTCCCTCCATGCAACTTGGAGAAATGCATTTCCGCGGTCGGGGAAAGCGCAGCGgtgggggggagggggggcaAAGTCGGCGGGGTCTTGCTGCCAACTGACTGAAGGCGGGCATTCTCGGCTGAAAAACCCGGCGGTGTCCCGCTCTCCTGTTAGAGGCTTATTCTTCGCCTAGAAGTAGAAACACAATACTTTCTCCGTCGACGGAAACGGTTAGAAAAAGAACTGCTCGAAAGCCCCGTGCGCAGCGTGTTTCGTCTTACACAGCCCCGGGAGACGGTTGTGAGAGCCCGGGCTTTCCCCCCAGACATTCCTGGAAAGGAGTTTTTCCGAGTGACAGGCCAGCAAGGGAGGAACTCTCAAGCATCTGCCGAGAAATTAAACCCGTCTCCCGGAGGAGTAACGCGTGTGAACGTCCGCCGCACCGCGCCAGCTCGGTGCTACCGACTGTCCAGACTGGATTCTTTCCTCCACTGTCTTGTATCGAAAGTTGACGCATCCTCGATTCGGgcgacggcagagaagacagatgACATCAGTACACTGGAAACCCACGTCTGGATTGGCGTGGCACTCTCAAACGTGGAAGCAACTGTGGCAGTCGTATGAAGGCTCGCCGACACGCGAGGGGCGATACCACGCAGATGACAACTTGGGGTAGTCGCGGTACGATGCTGCTGATCAAACGCGGAATGTTCCTGCTTGACCCCTCTGTTTGAGTTAAGGTCTCGTTTATTTACAGCTTGTACCGCCACGCTCTTGGACTGGCCACCCTTACTCATTCCACCGGTCTCTTTGCTGGGCCACTGGCTCGACAGTTCCGATCAagtgtttctctccacactTTGCTGAAACTATCAATGCATCACGTGGGTTGAGCACCTTGTAGTTCCTTGCTTGAACGCTACAAGAATGCTCTGCAAGCTTCCTGTGAAGAAAGCGCATCTTTCTCGGGTGTACGCCCTTCGATACACCAGCGGTGGCTATTTCGCATGAAATACGCTGCCTTAATTCTTTAACATCCATCGGCAGCGTGAAACAACGAGCAAGTCGCTAGAGGGGAACACTTAGTCGAAGCCAGTGGGAAACAGGAACGGCAAAAGCGACAGAGGTTCTCCATGCGTTTCTTACCTCTGCAAAATCTCCAGTAGAGGAAATGGTGGGTCTGATACAGCCCGAAAGCGGACTGAAAGGCACTTTTCAAGGCTGTTTAAACTCAAAGAGCCCAACCATGGTGCTCGAAGGTTCTCGAACCGGTTTGTGGGTGCGACGGTTTTAGGCTTGTGCTattcccctctctcttcgcagtTTCAGACGGCGGCCAAGGCAATAAGATAAGACACCGAAATACTGACACTGTACGCTTCGCCGATAGCGTTAATGATGGTTTCGTGCAGATGTGCCATCAATACCCGAGGTCGGTGCTGACCGTGCCTGTCCACGAAAGCTCCTCCGGCAGAGACTCTAATAAGCGCAAGTGGTGTTCATGGAGGATGGAACAAAGGTTGGTGGTACGGCGAACTCTTGGCTTGATGTAAATCGTATATGATTACTCTGACGGACACTGAACACTACTCTGGCAAGAGTTGTCGGTGGGGCAGCTCGTGAATAGGAACAATTCGGAGAACGGGAAGCAAGCGAAGCAGGAAGCAAACGAGGACAGAACATACTTTTCCGTCTTTGCAATGCAACCCAACAAAGGATAACAAGGAAGACAACGAACAAATTCTGGGAATAAGGGGACAAAAATGTAGGTGATTTTTCGCTCGACACAGTATCCTGAGAAAACCTCAGCCGCAGGTTGGCAGCGCACGATGGTACGCGCGGTCATTATCCCGGCTTCTGATGTCACTATTTTGTTCCCCGCGGTTTGACTCGTGAACTACTCTTGCAATTGAGCGTATTTCTAAGAAACCCGTTTTCTGTTCTGCCGAATCCTACAAGACAAGTAAAGCCACTCCTTCCATCTATAACAAAGAGCCTTATTCCCTTCTCGGTCGCGACTCCGTGATAAGACGCTTCATATT
This genomic interval from Toxoplasma gondii ME49 chromosome VIIb, whole genome shotgun sequence contains the following:
- a CDS encoding protein kinase, putative (encoded by transcript TGME49_262540), which codes for MDAEFPPAASDPASFACLRKRSPPPANSSGLASSDPVFSSSTPAHSSATPGPGCLYTAPGCGAGSAGPEPGPLPPAGMMSLTSSPLARLPQEVPFSASSLSAVHAVPSPSCYLPSFHPPSCTCRLEVGSCGLCPVPCCYVTEAAEARVSLLEFPLSHRLRAPPHTETAPFPVLSLAAQVCPFNCLAPPPPGAGSCGSEVRSWRACRKLTRRKVDLASTRPGVSAPCVSALANASRDTAQKTPLATPSPSPASLIHPAGAASPPSLAQGFGEQAPAAATAPSLIEGAFSREEGAAFPQVSSSASVRSLALEAEDPSAFQAETAAQDGGAPPQSLPSIEDSAASSLAAAASLSRESLAISCASSVQRRSPVDVAGMRVSLFEGLFFGRIIHRGFSNTVCFCSWTRPINLLQVPRSVSYVNRHHLLLPAVHHAHAESLRADEVPREPREFREMGARLSGERLSVESAVSAGEETGETTDTAGEPGEAVKRLVVKVTHKERLTSSVELLRARHEVLLLQELDHPNVLPLLLAGEDDREMFMFFDFATCGDLYSITKMKTFDEAVVRGVCAQILKALQYIHHKGVIHCDIKPHNLLVFRPAPEAPQAGPQGTDAVPPVGGELELSRSEPALSKSLPAERGEKGYGGSQDERDVEMHGQEPATSLSAPALISRTNGCAPVAAELDKVVIKVCDFGLAQHFQRGQMIQCDELRGSHGYLAPELLRRKPYDERIDLWAVGIIVFTMIGGYEPFYPPSECINAELEFDDRYWGCVSDEAKDFISRLLEKNPQERLHADEALEHPWFANGP